In Acidicapsa ligni, a single window of DNA contains:
- a CDS encoding 2-oxoacid:acceptor oxidoreductase family protein: MTIDARKGARYPGIRITANGNQLIAYHTETRIADAGVFYPITPSTEGGELFQQAYAEGNLNVFGHNTIAIETEGEHAAQGGAIAHSVCGKRVVNFTSGQGIVYGVEQYYHAPGKCSTMVLEVGARALTKHALNVHCGHDDIYGALDTGWIMIFGKDAQQAADQALVLRRVTELSLTPGMNIQDGFLTSHLERTFYKHESELIREYLGAPEDLIDTPTEAQRTLFGPKRRRVPAMIDLANPLLLGPVQNQEHYMQGIVARRNNFVEPILEMLEAAYKDFGELTGRVYGLLSEHKCEDAETVFVSLGSAAENIEAAVDYLRETRGASVGSIHVNVIRPFPEAAIVKALKGKKNVIILERTDEAMSGDNPLGRDIRTALNKAVQGAILYAGRPEEEALPAMTAAEMPRIFSGTYGLGSRDFRPEHIIAAYEYAAAGRARKDGKTAADGASFIVLGIDHPYSVNSTETPSLLPEGAVAVRFHSIGGWGAITTGKNLGAIIGDLNDLLFDRDGIVDDLGNPKEIIHVSANPKYGSEKKGAPTSYFMVAAKDRIRVNCDLRHVNVVLCCDPKAFTHTNPLDGMAEGGSLVWESEETGEQAWERLPQWARKQIVDMKIRVFTLPGFKIAREATDRADLQLRMQGNAFLGAFFAVSPLLEEFGIDQDKYREVVYKQYVKKFGKLGDAVVQSNMEVMTKGFELVAEIAIGELSAPDRSSLRGAALLPVLIEAETGGSCGSGCRSHALPAGQKDRAPINLLTTFDSEFRSNYGYDQPATPLSALGMIAAATGDTASKYVARRETPLYIPENCTQCMECIAACPDTALPNTSQELETVLRTAVMRYVTDFGDRAKLLSLVPQIESMARVSMNEAVAKKLTIPMPEILLNVTETISTENGGISEQAKSQFAKIISQVPLAYTKVNAIFSSPERKKAGSGGVFSIFVSDLCKGCGACVTACGDHDALRMVAETETVNAEHETGTAFLDLLPDTSQKFLGLFNAASPADSKTATLRNLLMVRSNYDALVSGDGACAGCGEKSVLRAIAAVTEAYMRPVYHTKSDRLVGKAGELEKTGPAKLAALAEKNPEEYALLKQLMAHLILGLGGENTEDTKSRIAAHEAANGAITDLQIIDALAAILLTEAFNHKSLQPIDGRLANGMSVMAMAAHTGCNTVYGSTAPNNPHPYPWMNSLFQDGVTVGWLMGESFIVDHARRSVIPERLTDAILTRDENVISPREYYEFTHFTDATMTDLEIVELPKVWVVGGDGGIGDIGYQNTSKVILQNRPNVKVLMLDTQVYSNTGGQNSDSTPMLGGNDMNVFGSATQGKNVEKKTVAETFLAGHGSPFVAQISMANAPKMYRAILDGLEYRGTAFIQSFTTCQPEHGVADDMALMQAQRVRDSRGVPEFIFNPRLGETYQEAIDVKGNPMPDMDWYSTKDKETGEVSRYTVAHWCVTEARFRNHLKKVKKEASEKMISLDNMLVRITQQDAVYRRYLDPAHRSFIPDFGVYITLPGSKGLEYRAISRQLVLFCVERRKAWRMLQSKAGITNKEYVAQKAILADVDAGKLPVADLLARGDELLQERLGNLVPAKV, from the coding sequence ATGACAATCGATGCACGCAAAGGGGCACGTTACCCCGGCATTCGCATTACCGCCAACGGCAACCAGTTGATTGCGTATCACACGGAAACACGCATTGCCGATGCGGGTGTGTTCTATCCCATTACCCCGTCGACTGAGGGTGGAGAGCTGTTCCAGCAGGCGTATGCGGAAGGCAATCTGAATGTCTTCGGGCATAACACGATTGCGATCGAGACCGAGGGAGAACATGCTGCCCAGGGTGGTGCGATTGCTCACTCAGTTTGCGGCAAGCGCGTCGTGAATTTCACCTCGGGGCAAGGCATTGTGTATGGCGTGGAACAGTATTACCACGCACCGGGTAAATGTTCGACGATGGTGCTCGAAGTGGGCGCGCGTGCGCTCACCAAGCATGCTCTGAATGTGCATTGCGGTCACGACGATATCTACGGTGCACTCGATACCGGTTGGATCATGATCTTCGGTAAGGACGCGCAGCAGGCTGCGGACCAGGCGCTTGTCTTGCGCCGCGTAACCGAATTGAGCTTGACGCCGGGCATGAATATTCAGGATGGCTTTCTGACTTCGCATCTGGAGCGAACGTTCTACAAGCATGAGTCCGAGTTGATTCGCGAGTATCTGGGCGCGCCTGAAGATCTGATTGATACTCCTACAGAAGCGCAGCGGACTCTGTTCGGACCGAAACGTCGGCGCGTACCGGCGATGATCGATCTTGCAAACCCATTGCTGCTCGGCCCGGTGCAAAATCAGGAGCACTACATGCAGGGAATCGTGGCGCGGCGAAATAACTTCGTCGAGCCCATTCTCGAAATGCTGGAAGCGGCTTACAAAGATTTCGGCGAGTTGACAGGCCGCGTGTATGGACTGCTCTCCGAACACAAATGCGAAGACGCGGAGACCGTGTTTGTTTCGCTTGGTTCAGCGGCTGAGAACATCGAAGCCGCAGTCGATTATTTGCGCGAAACGCGTGGTGCTTCGGTTGGTTCGATCCATGTGAATGTAATTCGTCCTTTCCCTGAGGCGGCGATTGTAAAGGCGCTGAAGGGCAAGAAGAACGTGATCATCCTGGAGCGTACAGACGAAGCGATGAGCGGCGACAATCCGCTGGGACGCGATATCCGCACTGCTCTGAACAAGGCTGTGCAGGGCGCGATTCTGTATGCTGGCCGTCCTGAGGAAGAAGCGCTCCCTGCGATGACCGCTGCAGAGATGCCGCGGATTTTCTCCGGCACATACGGACTTGGTTCGCGTGACTTCAGGCCGGAACACATTATCGCTGCCTATGAATACGCGGCTGCGGGACGCGCACGCAAGGATGGAAAGACCGCTGCCGATGGTGCTTCCTTTATCGTGCTGGGCATCGATCATCCTTACAGTGTGAATTCGACCGAGACACCTTCCCTGCTGCCGGAAGGTGCGGTTGCAGTGCGCTTCCATTCCATTGGCGGATGGGGCGCGATTACGACCGGCAAAAATCTCGGCGCAATCATTGGCGATTTGAACGATCTGTTGTTCGATCGCGATGGCATTGTGGATGACCTTGGCAATCCAAAGGAGATCATTCACGTCAGCGCGAATCCAAAATATGGTTCGGAGAAAAAGGGTGCGCCGACCAGCTACTTCATGGTAGCGGCAAAAGATCGCATTCGCGTGAACTGCGATTTGCGGCATGTCAATGTAGTGCTGTGCTGCGATCCGAAGGCGTTCACGCATACCAATCCGCTGGATGGCATGGCCGAGGGCGGCAGCCTCGTATGGGAATCGGAAGAGACCGGCGAGCAGGCATGGGAACGGTTGCCGCAGTGGGCGCGCAAGCAGATTGTAGACATGAAGATTCGTGTCTTCACGCTGCCAGGATTCAAGATTGCGCGTGAGGCTACCGACCGTGCCGATCTGCAACTGCGCATGCAGGGCAATGCGTTCCTCGGCGCGTTCTTTGCAGTGTCTCCGCTGCTTGAAGAGTTTGGAATTGATCAGGACAAGTATCGCGAGGTTGTCTACAAGCAGTATGTAAAGAAGTTTGGCAAACTGGGCGATGCAGTTGTGCAGTCAAACATGGAAGTCATGACCAAGGGCTTCGAGCTGGTAGCGGAGATCGCTATCGGTGAGTTGTCTGCTCCTGATCGCTCCAGCCTGCGCGGTGCTGCATTACTGCCCGTGCTGATCGAGGCCGAGACTGGTGGAAGCTGCGGAAGTGGTTGCCGTTCTCATGCGTTGCCTGCAGGGCAAAAGGATCGGGCGCCGATCAATCTGCTTACGACTTTCGATTCCGAGTTCCGTTCGAACTATGGCTATGATCAGCCAGCCACACCGCTCTCCGCGTTGGGCATGATCGCTGCGGCCACCGGTGACACAGCCTCGAAGTATGTAGCGCGCCGCGAGACTCCGCTCTACATCCCGGAGAACTGCACACAGTGCATGGAGTGCATCGCCGCCTGCCCGGATACCGCACTGCCCAATACTTCGCAGGAGTTGGAGACCGTGCTGCGTACTGCTGTGATGCGTTATGTGACGGACTTCGGCGATCGTGCGAAGCTGCTTTCGCTGGTGCCGCAGATTGAATCGATGGCGCGTGTATCGATGAATGAAGCGGTAGCCAAGAAGCTGACGATTCCGATGCCTGAGATCCTGCTGAATGTAACGGAGACTATCAGCACAGAGAATGGTGGAATCAGCGAGCAGGCGAAGAGCCAGTTCGCGAAGATCATCTCTCAAGTGCCGTTGGCTTACACCAAGGTGAACGCGATCTTCTCTTCGCCGGAGCGCAAGAAGGCTGGCTCGGGCGGCGTGTTCTCAATCTTCGTATCCGATCTTTGCAAAGGCTGCGGCGCCTGCGTCACGGCCTGCGGCGATCATGATGCATTGCGCATGGTGGCGGAGACAGAAACAGTCAATGCCGAGCATGAGACTGGCACTGCGTTCCTCGACCTGTTGCCGGATACTTCGCAAAAGTTCCTTGGCCTGTTCAATGCTGCTTCGCCTGCGGATTCAAAGACAGCTACACTGCGCAACCTGCTGATGGTTCGCAGCAACTACGATGCGCTGGTCTCCGGAGATGGAGCCTGCGCTGGTTGCGGCGAAAAGAGTGTGCTGCGTGCGATAGCCGCGGTAACCGAAGCCTACATGCGGCCGGTATATCACACCAAGAGCGATCGTCTTGTGGGCAAGGCCGGTGAGTTGGAGAAGACTGGTCCAGCAAAGCTGGCTGCATTGGCAGAAAAGAACCCCGAAGAGTATGCGTTGTTGAAGCAGTTGATGGCACATCTGATTCTCGGTTTGGGCGGCGAGAATACTGAGGATACGAAATCGCGCATTGCTGCTCATGAAGCGGCCAATGGCGCAATTACGGATCTGCAGATCATCGACGCTCTGGCTGCGATTCTGCTTACCGAGGCCTTCAATCACAAGAGCCTGCAGCCCATCGATGGACGCTTGGCGAATGGCATGAGCGTCATGGCAATGGCTGCGCATACGGGTTGCAATACCGTGTACGGATCGACTGCGCCAAACAATCCGCACCCCTATCCGTGGATGAACTCGCTCTTCCAGGATGGTGTGACCGTGGGCTGGCTGATGGGCGAGAGCTTCATCGTGGATCATGCGCGCCGGTCTGTCATTCCCGAGCGGCTTACGGATGCGATTCTGACACGCGATGAGAATGTAATTTCGCCGCGTGAATACTATGAGTTCACGCACTTCACAGATGCGACGATGACCGATCTGGAGATCGTTGAACTGCCCAAGGTCTGGGTGGTCGGCGGCGATGGCGGCATCGGCGATATCGGCTACCAGAACACCAGCAAAGTCATCCTGCAGAACCGGCCTAACGTCAAGGTACTGATGCTGGATACGCAGGTTTACTCCAATACTGGCGGGCAAAACTCAGACTCGACTCCGATGCTGGGCGGCAACGATATGAACGTCTTTGGTTCGGCGACTCAGGGCAAGAACGTCGAGAAGAAAACGGTTGCCGAAACCTTCCTCGCGGGACATGGATCGCCCTTCGTAGCTCAGATCTCGATGGCCAATGCACCGAAGATGTATCGCGCGATTCTCGACGGACTTGAGTATCGCGGAACGGCGTTTATCCAGTCGTTTACGACTTGCCAGCCAGAGCATGGTGTGGCGGATGACATGGCGTTGATGCAGGCACAGCGCGTAAGGGATTCGCGTGGCGTACCGGAGTTCATCTTCAATCCGCGACTTGGTGAAACGTACCAGGAAGCGATTGACGTGAAGGGCAATCCGATGCCGGATATGGATTGGTATTCGACGAAGGATAAGGAGACAGGCGAAGTGAGCCGCTACACGGTTGCTCACTGGTGCGTAACCGAAGCACGCTTCCGCAATCACTTGAAAAAGGTGAAGAAAGAAGCCAGCGAGAAGATGATTTCGCTGGACAACATGCTGGTGCGGATTACGCAGCAGGATGCAGTTTACCGGCGTTATCTCGACCCAGCGCATCGTTCCTTCATCCCCGACTTTGGCGTGTACATTACGCTACCCGGTTCAAAGGGACTGGAGTATCGAGCGATCTCGCGGCAGCTTGTGTTGTTCTGCGTGGAGCGTCGCAAGGCGTGGCGTATGCTGCAGTCGAAGGCTGGCATTACGAACAAGGAGTACGTGGCGCAGAAGGCGATTCTGGCCGATGTGGATGCAGGCAAGCTCCCAGTAGCCGACCTGCTTGCACGCGGAGATGAACTGTTGCAGGAGCGGCTTGGCAATCTAGTTCCCGCGAAGGTGTAA
- a CDS encoding NHL repeat-containing protein — MKFRVHVHPTFALLLAPFFLGLLLWSRPSFSAAPAPTAGPAPLQPLSGPFATPLALNNFDPAAAGEWFDGSEHPLANPTLLRQLLWTQTVGPWGPVLKFGVSNQPGPRHLRLGFASPISIGSILVSGGDVISVLRPGAKYPGNLADDSQWIPAQHIVNHELSTSDVGTGTFALWILPSNTSTRAIRFTHVAALTDPSYPGTLGGVYLLSTRLANLAPQAVVATSSNNSKASLLIDEQYNGWHLWDNGPDFHHAVTASDPEWIVLTWPKPIALQGLAALWAGFNAADVQTFQGPDTIAPQNAPESDWHSVGQQYALRSQYPRALGVDWMDFGKTVQTRAIRLRMTEVTDESHHQHLAGQTKNGTRVWLGELMALSLLGSGELHITALPALAAAGPHPPIPVRFTLDAPGYVSLVIDDAQGNRVRNLVSDTWFEAGANTVWWDGTDDLQRNPDAAAHGVYLIPTHFVAPGHYEVRGLFHKAIDLHYEFSIYNAGHPAWDTADGKGGWLTNHTPPSSALFLPADKAPGGKPLVYLGSYVSEGGSGLAWVDLDGNKQGGRGWVGGSWTAAPFIAQDKGAQADANTYAYVGASWRDEASKSTNYSKGIVRITALTNHGDKSVLVYNFDPGDKVDRDTTGKINWMLQMDGLAVQNKLLVVSLNRMNQLLFIDAASGKSLGAIQVESPRGLIFDAQGRLLVLSGKTLLRYVIPNATTNFHPEQLPKPESILRSGLEDPAGLTLDASGNVYISDRGNSSQVKVFSESGKLLRSIGRAGPSQAGPYDAEHMNNPKGMAVDSNNHLWVTEEDFQPKRVSLWTLDGRFLKAFYGPSEYGGGGSIDPTDKTLFYYHAMQFKLDWKAGNYAIDSILYRPGSDDLVLPKFGAPTTVIYHGHHRYFTNCYLGYPIFGASVGMIFLDENGTLHPVAALGKANDWPVLQTDAFKPRWPQGVNPASSSPQDAVQFSWSDANGNGKVDPEEVIFVKADTRSITVMPDLSVIDAFVDGKAMRYQPATFTADGVPAYDVRKGEVIVDGVQKPKGDGGGQALYAPQQTVLTTAPLPFAGESVGGVDSHNHRWSYPSLWPGLHPSHSAPVPDRPGELIGTTRLLGDFIHPSTPDVGPVWGINSNAGDMYLFTADGFFITQLFQDSRSGKSWAMPAPQRNMLLNDLTLHDENFFPTLTQTPDGNVYVIDGGRTSIVRVDGLNTMRHLPTFSLDLTSGQLLDAQRYMTQHELARQQASGENSLQVTVRTGSTPTLDAVASKMKDAKWATIDRRITQVGWSQKPDLVEAAITIAGDRLFASFHSGDPKLLQNAGGVANAPFKTGGALDLMIGANPNANPQRQSPVAGDIRLLVYQVAGQTKAMLYRAVVSGTKDPVPFSSPSRTITLDQVEDVSGLVELSSSAGNYTFSIPLKTIGLKPVAGEKIKADVGILRGNGTQTTQRVYWNNKATGITSDVPSEAELVPNLWGEWQFQSAN; from the coding sequence ATGAAATTCAGAGTTCACGTGCATCCTACTTTTGCTTTACTTCTGGCTCCGTTTTTTCTGGGATTGCTACTCTGGTCGCGTCCATCTTTTTCTGCCGCTCCGGCCCCAACTGCAGGTCCTGCTCCTCTTCAGCCTCTGAGTGGTCCCTTTGCAACTCCATTAGCTCTCAACAACTTTGATCCTGCCGCTGCGGGGGAGTGGTTTGACGGCTCGGAACATCCGCTGGCCAATCCTACATTGTTACGACAGCTTCTTTGGACGCAGACGGTCGGTCCGTGGGGGCCTGTTCTGAAGTTTGGAGTATCCAATCAGCCCGGCCCACGTCACCTGCGCCTCGGTTTCGCCAGCCCGATTTCGATTGGATCTATCCTGGTTAGCGGCGGCGATGTTATCAGCGTTCTGCGGCCCGGCGCAAAGTATCCCGGCAACCTTGCCGATGACAGCCAATGGATTCCCGCCCAGCATATCGTCAACCATGAGCTATCCACATCCGATGTCGGGACGGGTACCTTCGCGCTCTGGATTTTGCCCAGCAATACGAGTACACGCGCCATTCGCTTTACTCACGTTGCGGCGCTTACTGATCCGAGTTATCCAGGCACACTCGGCGGCGTGTATCTGCTATCAACCCGGTTAGCTAACCTGGCACCACAGGCAGTAGTCGCGACCAGTTCTAACAACAGCAAGGCCTCGTTGCTGATCGATGAACAATACAATGGCTGGCATCTCTGGGATAACGGCCCTGACTTTCATCACGCGGTCACTGCTTCCGATCCCGAATGGATTGTGCTTACGTGGCCCAAGCCCATTGCGCTTCAGGGATTGGCAGCTCTCTGGGCTGGCTTCAATGCCGCCGACGTGCAGACGTTTCAAGGCCCGGACACCATTGCACCGCAAAATGCGCCTGAGTCCGACTGGCATTCCGTGGGCCAGCAATATGCGCTGCGCAGCCAATATCCACGCGCCTTGGGCGTTGATTGGATGGACTTCGGCAAGACGGTGCAGACACGTGCCATCCGTCTGCGCATGACTGAAGTCACAGACGAGTCGCATCATCAGCATCTTGCCGGTCAAACGAAGAATGGCACACGCGTATGGCTTGGTGAACTCATGGCTCTCAGCCTACTCGGATCAGGCGAGCTTCACATAACTGCGTTGCCTGCGCTGGCTGCTGCCGGTCCGCATCCACCCATCCCCGTAAGATTTACTCTCGATGCGCCGGGCTATGTAAGCCTTGTGATTGACGATGCGCAAGGCAATCGCGTTCGCAACCTGGTTTCCGACACGTGGTTTGAAGCAGGCGCAAACACTGTGTGGTGGGATGGTACGGACGATCTGCAACGCAATCCCGATGCTGCCGCGCACGGTGTCTATCTTATCCCTACGCACTTTGTCGCACCGGGCCACTATGAGGTGCGCGGCTTGTTTCATAAAGCTATCGATCTTCACTACGAATTCTCCATCTATAACGCGGGGCATCCCGCGTGGGATACGGCAGACGGCAAAGGCGGATGGCTCACTAATCACACTCCGCCATCCAGTGCACTCTTTCTGCCTGCGGATAAAGCACCTGGCGGTAAGCCACTCGTCTATCTAGGTAGTTATGTAAGTGAAGGCGGGTCCGGCCTGGCGTGGGTCGATCTCGATGGCAACAAGCAAGGAGGCCGCGGCTGGGTTGGCGGCTCATGGACGGCTGCTCCATTTATCGCCCAGGATAAGGGTGCGCAGGCGGATGCAAACACCTATGCCTATGTGGGTGCATCCTGGCGTGATGAAGCGAGTAAGAGTACGAATTACAGCAAGGGCATAGTTCGAATTACGGCTCTTACTAATCATGGCGATAAGTCGGTCCTTGTTTACAATTTTGATCCTGGAGATAAAGTCGATCGCGATACAACGGGAAAGATCAATTGGATGCTTCAGATGGATGGACTCGCAGTTCAGAATAAGTTACTCGTTGTAAGCCTGAATCGCATGAATCAACTGCTTTTCATCGATGCTGCCTCGGGCAAGTCTCTTGGAGCAATTCAAGTCGAAAGTCCACGCGGTCTGATCTTTGATGCACAGGGCCGACTGCTTGTCCTCTCTGGCAAAACGCTTCTGCGCTATGTAATTCCGAATGCAACGACGAACTTTCATCCGGAGCAATTGCCCAAGCCAGAGAGCATTCTTCGCAGTGGACTCGAAGACCCGGCGGGATTAACGCTCGATGCATCCGGCAACGTGTACATCAGCGATCGCGGCAATTCGAGCCAGGTCAAAGTCTTCTCTGAATCAGGCAAGCTGCTGCGCTCCATTGGTCGTGCCGGGCCATCGCAGGCTGGTCCCTATGATGCAGAGCACATGAATAATCCCAAAGGCATGGCCGTCGATAGCAACAACCATCTATGGGTCACTGAAGAAGACTTTCAGCCGAAGCGCGTCAGCCTTTGGACTCTTGATGGAAGATTTCTGAAAGCCTTCTATGGGCCGTCTGAGTATGGCGGCGGCGGGTCCATTGATCCTACCGATAAGACGCTCTTCTACTACCATGCTATGCAGTTCAAGCTGGACTGGAAGGCGGGTAACTATGCAATCGATTCCATTCTCTATCGGCCCGGTAGCGACGATCTTGTTCTACCTAAATTTGGCGCGCCCACTACAGTTATCTATCACGGCCATCATCGCTATTTCACCAACTGCTATCTTGGCTATCCGATCTTTGGCGCCAGCGTCGGCATGATTTTTCTTGATGAGAATGGAACGCTCCATCCGGTAGCAGCGTTGGGCAAAGCAAATGACTGGCCCGTTCTGCAGACAGATGCATTCAAGCCGCGCTGGCCGCAGGGCGTTAACCCTGCGAGCAGCTCTCCTCAAGATGCAGTGCAGTTCTCCTGGTCCGATGCGAACGGCAACGGCAAGGTCGATCCTGAAGAGGTTATCTTCGTCAAGGCCGACACGCGCTCCATCACAGTTATGCCCGATCTCTCGGTGATAGACGCCTTCGTCGACGGCAAGGCGATGCGTTATCAGCCTGCCACATTTACTGCGGATGGCGTTCCGGCTTACGACGTTCGTAAAGGCGAGGTCATCGTAGACGGCGTGCAAAAACCGAAGGGAGATGGAGGTGGACAGGCTCTCTATGCTCCGCAACAGACTGTCCTCACCACGGCACCGCTGCCTTTTGCAGGCGAGAGTGTAGGTGGTGTCGATAGCCATAACCATCGCTGGAGTTATCCCAGCCTGTGGCCCGGCTTGCATCCTTCTCACAGCGCTCCTGTGCCTGATCGCCCAGGCGAACTCATTGGAACGACGCGCCTGCTTGGAGACTTCATTCATCCATCTACACCGGACGTAGGCCCGGTGTGGGGAATCAACAGCAACGCTGGAGATATGTATCTCTTTACTGCAGATGGTTTCTTTATTACACAACTCTTTCAGGATTCGAGATCGGGTAAGTCATGGGCCATGCCCGCGCCCCAGCGCAATATGCTTTTGAACGATCTAACGCTGCATGATGAGAACTTTTTTCCAACACTGACACAGACTCCCGATGGCAACGTATATGTAATCGACGGTGGGCGAACCAGCATTGTGCGTGTCGATGGGCTGAACACGATGCGTCATCTGCCTACGTTCTCTCTCGATCTAACATCCGGACAGTTACTCGATGCCCAGAGATACATGACGCAGCATGAACTGGCGCGGCAGCAGGCCTCCGGAGAGAACTCCCTGCAGGTAACTGTTCGCACAGGTTCAACACCCACGCTGGATGCAGTCGCGAGCAAGATGAAAGATGCGAAGTGGGCAACCATAGATCGCCGCATTACCCAGGTAGGCTGGAGCCAAAAACCGGATCTTGTCGAGGCCGCTATCACGATTGCAGGCGATCGTCTGTTCGCGTCCTTTCACTCCGGCGATCCCAAACTGCTGCAAAACGCGGGTGGTGTAGCCAATGCTCCATTCAAGACTGGTGGCGCGCTTGATCTCATGATCGGAGCCAACCCCAATGCAAATCCACAACGCCAGTCGCCTGTTGCGGGTGATATTCGCCTGCTGGTTTATCAAGTTGCAGGACAGACCAAGGCAATGCTGTATCGCGCTGTCGTATCGGGGACAAAAGATCCAGTGCCGTTCTCATCTCCATCGCGAACGATCACGCTCGACCAGGTAGAGGATGTAAGTGGTCTCGTGGAGCTATCTTCCAGTGCTGGCAATTACACCTTCTCCATCCCCCTTAAGACCATCGGACTCAAGCCTGTCGCAGGTGAAAAGATCAAGGCTGATGTGGGAATTCTGCGCGGTAATGGAACGCAGACGACACAGCGTGTCTACTGGAATAACAAGGCTACAGGCATAACATCCGATGTGCCGAGCGAAGCAGAGCTTGTGCCTAATCTCTGGGGCGAATGGCAGTTTCAGTCTGCTAATTAA
- a CDS encoding MlaE family ABC transporter permease has translation MATSPSIQMRTNPISAVLEWFGELGIFTAQVLKAAFTLPFEWSEFVRQLDEIGARSLPLVALAGSAIGVVLALETRYSLVRFGAKSLLPTTIVFAVVTEMSPIITGLVVSGRVGAGIGAELAAMKVTEQIDAIEASAVDPYKLLAVTRIAACILALPLLTLAASFCGVLMGWVTNTLIEPISLMRFINTGFNNASFKDFLPPTFKTCVFGLIIGLIACYQGMRARGGAEGVGTSATTSVVLSSLFVILADVVLVKLIILIFP, from the coding sequence ATGGCTACATCCCCCTCAATCCAGATGCGCACCAACCCAATCTCTGCGGTGTTGGAGTGGTTCGGTGAGTTAGGGATATTCACTGCACAGGTTCTCAAGGCAGCTTTTACGCTGCCGTTTGAGTGGTCTGAGTTTGTTCGTCAGTTAGATGAAATCGGCGCGAGATCACTTCCACTCGTAGCCCTTGCGGGCTCGGCGATTGGAGTTGTTCTCGCGCTTGAGACCCGATATAGCCTGGTGCGTTTCGGCGCCAAGTCACTGCTGCCTACAACAATCGTGTTTGCTGTAGTCACAGAGATGAGTCCCATCATCACGGGCCTCGTGGTCAGTGGCCGTGTTGGTGCAGGCATCGGCGCTGAGTTGGCTGCGATGAAAGTAACTGAGCAGATCGACGCGATTGAGGCATCGGCAGTCGATCCATACAAGCTGCTCGCTGTTACACGCATTGCTGCTTGTATCCTCGCGCTTCCACTGCTGACACTTGCCGCATCGTTCTGCGGAGTGCTGATGGGATGGGTGACGAATACGCTGATCGAGCCCATTTCGCTGATGCGATTTATCAATACCGGATTCAACAACGCGAGCTTCAAAGACTTTCTTCCGCCGACATTCAAGACCTGTGTCTTTGGCCTGATCATTGGCCTCATCGCGTGCTACCAGGGGATGCGGGCGAGGGGGGGAGCTGAGGGTGTTGGAACCTCTGCCACAACGTCCGTAGTGCTGTCTTCGTTATTCGTGATTCTGGCTGACGTGGTTCTCGTCAAGCTGATCATCCTTATCTTTCCGTAG
- a CDS encoding ABC transporter ATP-binding protein, whose amino-acid sequence MQVNSDNPAALTPAVLTQARHKDAEGFVDAIVIDDVHKSFGEQKVLDGVSFTIRRGETMAVLGRSGTGKSVLLRIIVGLQKPDQGAATILGQNMAEATPDQLRAVRVQMGFLFQHAALYDSLTVEENVAFPLIHHRPDIAKAEVHDRVEMLLKEVGLEGHLNKMPSNISGGMQKRVGLARALALDPVILMLDEPTAGLDPIGSGEIDELIVKLQQEHQMASIVVTHDLISARSISTRIALLDKGKIVIEGSFEDLQKSDEPFVSKFLHRDS is encoded by the coding sequence ATGCAAGTGAATTCGGATAACCCGGCGGCTTTAACTCCCGCGGTGCTAACTCAGGCCAGACATAAAGACGCAGAGGGGTTCGTCGACGCGATTGTTATCGACGACGTTCATAAATCTTTTGGTGAACAGAAGGTGCTCGATGGGGTCTCATTCACTATTCGCAGAGGAGAGACGATGGCGGTGCTGGGGCGCAGCGGCACGGGCAAGAGCGTTCTGTTGCGCATCATCGTAGGTCTGCAAAAACCGGATCAAGGGGCGGCTACAATCCTCGGCCAGAACATGGCCGAAGCGACACCGGATCAGCTACGCGCAGTCCGCGTACAGATGGGTTTTCTCTTTCAACATGCGGCGTTGTACGACTCTCTAACTGTTGAAGAAAATGTGGCATTTCCTCTCATCCATCACCGCCCGGATATCGCCAAGGCAGAGGTGCATGACAGGGTTGAAATGCTGCTTAAAGAAGTAGGCCTGGAGGGGCATCTCAACAAGATGCCATCTAACATTTCAGGTGGCATGCAGAAGCGAGTTGGCCTGGCAAGAGCACTGGCGCTTGACCCAGTCATTCTGATGCTAGATGAGCCCACTGCCGGCCTCGATCCAATTGGCTCCGGCGAGATCGATGAGTTGATTGTGAAGTTGCAACAGGAGCACCAGATGGCTTCAATCGTGGTTACGCATGACCTGATCAGTGCTCGCAGTATCTCGACGCGCATTGCGTTGCTGGATAAAGGAAAGATCGTCATTGAAGGAAGTTTTGAGGATCTGCAAAAGAGCGACGAACCATTCGTATCGAAATTTCTGCATCGGGACTCGTAG